The Corvus moneduloides isolate bCorMon1 chromosome 1, bCorMon1.pri, whole genome shotgun sequence nucleotide sequence TCTTTCATTCAGTTTGTTAACTACAGCCctaaggaataaaataaaattgtcatACTACCAAATTAATTTGCAAACGTTTACTACATATAAAGTATTTAGTAGAATTTAAGAGATATACTTACTATTACATCAAATTTGGAATAAATATCTACAActtttcctaaaaagaaaagaaaaacaaaacttaacAAAGCGCTTAAAACATGAAATCCGTTTTCTTGCTTCCTGCTTTCATCTGTTATAATTACTCAGAAAGACATGATAGGTCAAGCAGGAAAGACTGaacaaaacaccccaaacaacctatcaaataataaaattcttcCAAGCCCATCAACCTACACTTTGCCTAAGTATTTCTTTATACTCCCTTTCTTCCCCCATGccttttattgattttttttttttgactctttcttgtgtttttcccccaccccagcaTCAATCCAGGGCTCAGCACCACTTCTGTTCCCACACTTTTGTACCCACCTGACTCATCCACAACAGGTAATGCCGATATCCTTCGCTCTACAAATATATTCAAGGCTTTAATGATAGGAGTGTCTGGATGTATGAAGGCAATGTTGTGATATGTTCCTATTCCAAGTTCATCCAGATTCTTCTTCATAAAGGCAGGCTTTGGCATCTCTGACATCTAGGGGAGTCAGAAGGaattatttacatttacatttatcCATCTGCAGACTCCAACTGATGGTTACAGGTCACTGCAGTTTCCTGCTACCAGATTaatacaaaacccaaacaagctcAGACCTAAGGAGTTTCTGTTCAAAGCAGCTCTAAATTAAGACAATGTAACTAAGATTTTcgcttgggtttttttgcagtaaCACATCAGTGAAAGCTGTAGATCCTAAGCTATGTCATTCCCACTAAAACTGGAGAGAGAAGATAGAAAAGCATTAATCTGAATATTTATTCTGAACTCTTGTTGCTTGGTTTGGCCTCCTGTTCATTGCTGTGACTAACATTACTACAGAAAGTAATGACAATCTCATCTCTGGAAGacaattcatttttcttttcatggaaaCAAGCTTCTGAAGCCAAGGAGATGTTCCAGAATGGACAGCAGATTAATCCAACAGACAAGTCCTCAGTGTTTAGGCTTCTTTAAAGGACTAAAACAAAGTAAAGGTAAAATATGGGCCTTACACGAAGCTCTAATTTCCCTGTTACCAATTAAagatacacacagacacaatgAATATGGAAGTCCATAAAGAAATTTCTGCACTAAGACTTTAATTACTTAATTACATTCTACTGTGGGGAAAAATCAGTTAAGCACAGCATAGCTTTAAATACTTACAAAAAGCTGGAGGAACTTGAGGATTCTTTTATGGGTAAGTATATAAAGTGCATTTCCACTGACTGGATCTATAACTGGCAATCTGTGGATTTTGTTTTTGATCAACGAATATACAGCATCAAAAAGGctgaggagaaaaacattttattttcttaatgaattCTAGCTAACAACAAGTAATGCCATGtgatatatatgcacatatttaCAAACCCACATGAAGTAGATGTGGTAATTATTTGCATTATCTTTAATGTTATAAAAAACAGAAGTTGAGGGATTTCAAATTAacttttgcagctttttgttttgcaacaCATCAACAACTATATGCTCATGGAAATCTAAATCCATTAAGAAAATGAGATGGAAAGTTCATTTTGTGGTATAAAGtatagcagaaatatttcttcacaagTGCAAATTGGTTTTCCAGCAAGTACTCTGCTTGCAGTATCCCTGCACTCAGAATGGGTCtttctgttcagaaacaaaaaatgaaaaacagagttCTTGCACTTAATGAATCTCAATCCCAAACTTCTGTAACATGTTCCACAAAGAGCATTTTTATGACTACGTGCATATATGCAATTAACCCAAAACAATTATCTAATCAGTTCACTGAATTATCACTGGGGATTGGCAAAAAAAGTTATCCTTAGGAGATCTAAAACATTCCCATGCACTGCAGACTGGGATTTAGCAACACTCCAACCTGTGCAAGTCCACTCATCTTGCAAGTGacactttgttttttcccttggttGTAGTAAGACCATGAAAAAGCAGCTGACCAGCAACTGCAATAAATTAGCAAGTAATAAATTTGGTAAAACTCTGATAAACACCTACTTGCTGAAGCAGGCTTCTTCCCATACACAAGCTGTGTGTTCTGAGCCCATCACAGGGATGAAATAGCCCCACTGAATGTACACAGAGCCAAGATTCCCCCACTGCTGCAGATTCCACTCCTGGACTAAGCATTTAAGTGCTGCAATCTGATTGTCACAGAACCCAAGCCCACCTCTGGATCAGGTCTGAAGCTGACTTGCTGTAACCTTTTATAAAAGTTTTACTGCATCTTCTTTGTGGCAAGGTTCCTCGTGCTGCACCTCTGACTGAAAACAATTAAAGTTCTTCTGTTGTCTGAAGGATATTCTTTGCAACCTGTCACCATTCAAAATACATTCCTCATGACTGGATGGAATGAATTTTTCAAGACTAAATGGCAATTCCACTGAGGATACAGCATATCATTACTTCAGTGTAATCACTACAGCTCCCTTCACCAGCTGCCTTTGCCAGGGCACAATCCCAGTCCACAAACTGAAAGCAAGAACCAGAACTTCACCCTCCAGTTCAGCAATTAAGTAGTACTCAAGATTTAAGTGATCAACTAAGTCTCTTAAATTATTTAGTAAATAAGGCATAATGACTGTTTAAAAACTACTTCTTTCAACTTCCATCAAGAAGGACAgtcatttatattttaagaaacacaGCCCTGTGGCAGACCCGAACAAACCAGAGAGATACTGTCTTTCCTTTAGTTAAGGAAAGTTACTTGCCTTGAAAAACACTTTAAGTTTCCAATTACTGTGACTGCTGAGAACAAGACAGCTGAAGTGCTctaaagtttttattttcatgaaacaaAGATGACCTGCAGGCTAGCTTGAAGCATCATCCTATTGCCTGTTTTGCATATTTTGGAGTAATTAATTTTGATCCATGTCTAGTTTATTTACCAGAACAGTTATGCTGATAAAAGGCAAAAGTTCAATTAAAAATTCCCTTCTCTGGATAATCCAAAAAGTCATTACtcacaataaataaaaagctctCACCCCTTCTCAATTTTATTAAAAGACAGTCCTTCATGACTGTACTGTAGTTTACAGTATAAATTGTTCCTTCTTACATAAAGAAGCCTTAAATTCAGTGTTGAGATGGCGTTAGTGTATTTCAAGTTAAGCAGAGTGAACAGCGAAATCCTACCTTGCATCTGGGGAGATGTTCACTAAAGGTTTAAAAGTCTCTTGTAAATAAAGCTCTGTGGATAGAAAATTAATAAACTGTTACCACTTCACACAAAAACATTACGTTTTTTTATGAAAGCATTTCATTAATTCATTCGTACAAAATTAAGTGGCAGATAGCAATTTACAGTTAGTTATTCTACCATTTATGCACAGTGCTCTATATTGACattaaaaagacataaaatttaaaagcaggaCTAAGCTTGATACCAGCAGAGGTCACTGTAAACACAGCAAATAATTCTTTACTCATTCTGGTTCTGTAAGTGCCTGCAGCACAGACTACCTCCCTGTATCATTCCATGGGATACAGTCTATTTTTACACGGAGCTGCCTCCCTGCATTCAGAACTTGTGTTCACACCCAGAACGTTGTATGGATTTCTGGATGCATCGTGCAGCTCACTCGGGCACAGCTCTGTTCATTCCCACTCCACATCTGTCTCACTCCacttgctttttccctttcttaaagAGCCAGCTGGTATGAACCACGAATGAGGGGCAAAATGTTATACAGCCCAGATCACCAGTCCATTGCTGTTTCAGATAGAAAAATAAGGAACAGAAGCCCAAAGAGAAGCTTTTActatttctgctttcattaaaaaatatgtgaagTCTACAATGAATTACAAATACACTATACTGAAAAACATCAGAACCTAGTAAATTATCAACCAAGTAGTAAATATTCTTACCCCTCCAGGTTTCTATCTTGTGCTCCTCCAATTCATAAATCTGAACCTACAATGGGTAGATGGAAGTTCAACTTGAagtaatgtaattttaaatccATCATTAACATTGTAAACACCTGAAAAATTTTCATTGCCAGAAATCTAACAAGAATAAGAACAGTCCAACACAACATTTTTTGTAACAAGAAGAAAGGGTGCAATCTTGCCCAATGCAGAACTAAAATCCTGGATTTATCATTGCAGGGGACAGGAAAGCCTTTTACTGGCCTAGGTTTGCAGTCCAGTTCTTTTCTGGACTCAAAGGCATCTCCTCAGTAATTTGCATCACCTTAAAACAAGCATCCCTTGGGTGATTCCTCACACACCCACACCAGTCAAGCTTACCCTGATCACCTGACTTCCTCATGCTAACAGATTAATGTTACCTGATCACGAACAAGCAAGAACACTTCTTTAGGGAGAAAGTACCTGGGTATTTCTCATCATTCAACGGTGGATATTATCTAGGACATGAATAGCAATGTGCTTCACACTGTATGTCCTGATGCATTCAGAAAGAATGACTAAAATACTGTAAGAATTATATTTTCAGCATAATTTCATCTATCAAGATGAGAGCATTCCCAGATGGAAcagtcatttatttttcttagagaAGACTGCATCAGTCACTTAAGTCCAATATTGTCACTCCTCAGCTATTTCTCCTTACTGCTGCCAGTTTAAGCAGAACCCATGAATAGGACCTTACACAGTGTAAATGAGTGACAACTCATTAGGTAAAGTCTCATGGAAAAATCAGTAATATTGATGTAGAGGGTCATTACAACATGGAAACAATTTTAAAGACGTTACCAGTGTGCAAGCACTTTTCATTTGTTCCTCCCCCTACTCCTTGTAAATCcccaaggagagaaaaataattctttaacATGAAGAAAGGACAGTGCACCACGCTCCTAGCATCTGATGAGAATTTCACTATTAAAAAGTAACATGAGCTTTGAGAAGGCAAATACATGAGATGTCTGCTCCATCCAACTGTTCTTGAATTTTTTAGCTAGTACAACATAGTACATATGTTTTAATTGGTAGAGGGGGAATTGTGATTTGACAGGAACAAGAAAGGGATGTAAATGTTTGTATGAACATGCAAGCTAGAGAATTTCATCAACTGACTGCCAATGGGAATATCAAATTACAGTTAATTGAAGTCAACAGATCTCCAACTGATGGTGCAATTCAGCCACGTAActaaatatttgcatatatttaacTAGTTTGACTTGTTTATTCTACACCATCACTCCaagaacagtaattttttaCAGCATCCAAGCCTCTGTAAGTTACCATCCAAAGCCTTAAATAATAATGACAGTCATCCTAAACCCTTCAGGTATTTCAGTCTCTGTACTGTATGGCAAATGATCAAATTATAGTTTAACATCATACTTACCATTGGAGACTTATAGTATCTATGCAGTATGTTAATGAAATCTGTAATTGTTAACATTCCTGTAACAagcaatatataaaaaaaaggtCTTTAGATATATGCTTAACATACAGAACTTTCAGTTATTTTCTCAATTTATATTCACAACatataatataataaatgtTAAATCCATGTAAAATATACTGGTATTGGACTACTTAACAGCAGGATTTCAAAACCACGTCTATTCACTTTCACACTGACACAGTGTTTAAAAACACATCTGAAGTAATATTCAAAATTATAACCTATGTGTTTCTCCTCACTTTCAATCTGACTCAAAAAACCCCTGGAATTCAGGCCACATCCACCCCCAAAAGCATGTAAAGAAAAGAGCGGGTTTAGAACATCTTTCAAGGCTGGAGAACTACTcttgcctttcattttctttttgaataaGACACATTTTCATTATGTACTTGCCAAGTCAGGCAGACTCCTAGACTCAAATGAAGGAACAGtataatacatttttcttgACTATTACTTATTACAGAACTTCATTCAATCATTTCCATGGTAATCCTCAAGGTCTGTATTGAAATGTgacttttcaaaagaaaaaaacagcacatccatcatttatatatattttaagcaCCAACACCAAGCTATGTAATATAATATTGATGATTAGTCTAGTTGcctgaaaataattatcttttttGAGCTTTCTAGTTCTAGATTTGAGAAGATGCAATTGCTCCACTGTTTACTACACTTACATCTAAACTAAAGAAACTAAGaaatggggaagggaaaaattaatctgGAGGTCAGCTTTAAACCAGTAGAGCTTAgttacagacagaaaatgaaatgaaaagaaatgaaaataaaaaccacagcaCTCCTATGGTGTACTGCAAGAAACTACTGCTCCTCCCCTCTTggatttaaagtattttaacaaATGCTTTATTAAGCATCTACCATTCATTTCCAGGAATCCTCAGCCTATGTTCCAGGTCACAAGAAGTACATATAATTCTACTTGTCACTGCCACTGTGACCCCATTTTCTAAATGCAACAGAGATCTAGTTTTGTAAGATTATTGTTGTGGCAATTAAtgacaggatttttaaaaacagcaataCATAGGTCTAATGTTTTCCTCCCAACATGGGACACCTCTGTAGCTTTAGTTCTGGTTTTAGAGATCCTTAGTGCACCTTATTGAGCACAGACAGAGACAGGCTTGTATTGCACTCATACTAGGATACTGGAATATGAAATTACTCTCTTTATAGTTCCTGTTTtcaaatttcctttctgtgaccattgccttcatttttaaatacacagtGACATGCAAATACTAGAGactgaatttcagaaggttGGGACCTAGAAGATGGATCATGATTCTCAAGGCACAGAAACGCTGTGAAAGCTGGCACCGTTCCACTCCtcacaaggaggaaaaagaaactctCTTTGCCAGTATTTCTCTAGGATGTTACATGATATCCAGGCTCAGACCACCTTCTGAAACAATAAAGCACCTTGGAAATCCAAGTAATCCTGAAATATGTCTGAACTACTTACCTACAAAACTCTGTTTTTTACTCTCCCACAGTGGAGCTGCTCTCACACCATTTGCCACCAAGGCAAAGAAGGCTTTCTTTAcctgcaaacaaacaaagaaaaggaaaactaaataAATCTTTGCCTTGATTTAGCATACCAGACACCAACAGAAGgatttcccctctccccagaaaaaaatcagaagcagtATAAACAGGTAGCTGGCATTCGAAACAGAACAGAAACCACAAATGCCAAACAAAAAGCCCTTAAGccttttacttttaaaatgattaaaaagCTAGAAAAAAGCTTAGCAAAAccaaatctgtttttcttttattttttcagtattctAAATGAAAGCCTCTGATATATCCATAAACTAGAGGGAGCCTTTAGTTTAACACCTGAAGACTGTGCTACGTCCTAGTCAATGTTTATTATAGCAAGTTGTTAAAAAAATGAGATTGAAACAATAGCAGTTTCATGTCCCCTACAGCTTTTAGACACCTGATttatacaaattttaaaaaattgtttgattgttttaaatataactGAAAGTTAAAAGAATTACCTAGCCTGTTTTGCTGCTAAAGAAATCAACCaagtatttcaattttttaatgaattaatcCTCCCCAGAATCAGAGGTTACAAGGCCATGGTGTcattctgaaaagaaacactTCCTTGTAAACTCTGGTTCTCTGAAGGACTCAGGCACTGGTGCACCTCAAAATCCTGATCTCCTGGTGATGTGCTTGAGCATGACATCCTTCCTGTCCTGCCCACCCCCTTAAATAGTTTTCCTATGGAAAACACAATACAGTAGTGATGGCTCTTGTCCAGGTCTTGACCCGGCACAAAACTAGGACACAACCAATCTGTATTTCTATATCCATTAAATTGGTCCTTAGTCCAAATAACAGAGAACTGCAATTGCTTGATGACTAAAATCTGAACAGATCGTGATTTCACAGCAGTATCTTAAAGGTCTACTTTAAATTATGTGCCAAGGGGATCCTCTCCACAACAGATTTAGGAATAAAAGGGCTTCACAGTCAATGGAATCAGCATTCAATAAAGTAGtggcaaagaaaaatgtagGCAGTGACCTGTATTTCTTGCTACGTCTACACAGCCTGACTGCTTTCTCCCTGACCATGAGAAGCACATCCACCCTCCAAACATCAGCAGATGACAGTCCTCAAAGCTGCCTCCTGACTTCAGAGATGCCATATCACCAATGAACAGGAATAACCATCAGCCATCATCCCTTAACTGCACTGAAACTGAAGAAGCCACATGGGGAAAAACCAGGGCCACAAGACTAAATACATAGCATTTATCTAGAAAATGGTTAAACAGAAAGGTGCCAGAGGTGTTCAGCCAACCCGCTGACACAAGGAGGAGTCAGGCTAACAAACATTACCAAATCCACCACAGCAGCATCCTAACTCATGAGGAAGACTGAAACCACAAAGAAACCCTGCAGGCAAGATACATGAAGTGTTCCCACATAAGAGCATCACACTTTGAGTTaaggcagcagaagcagtgaGCCATTTGGGGAGCAGATACGAGACAGATGTGAGTTCGCACAGACCAACTCCACCTCGGAGTAAAGTAAGTTCTAACCATTCTTCCCCAAAAAAGGGGGGAAGGACACTCACACTGCCCAAAACCCTGAGCCTGCAGCTTTGGTATCTTTCCCCAGCAAGAGCCATCACGTGAGGTCACAGTCACTGTCAGTTCATGTCCCCAGTTCTTCACAAGAGAAAGATGTTCAGGCTGGATCAGAGCAAGAAGGGAACAGCTAATCTATTAAGGCTAGGGGGAAATAGCCTTCTCTGAGATAGCCATCATGCAACGCAACTCCTCCAGCAAGTTTACAAACCCTGTAATTGATAAC carries:
- the PRKAG2 gene encoding 5'-AMP-activated protein kinase subunit gamma-2 isoform X6; the protein is MTPAPSATSKPAAAAAPAPSQLPAASEGMLEKLELEDEALEESESDIYVRFMRSHKCYDIVPTSSKLVVFDTTLQVKKAFFALVANGVRAAPLWESKKQSFVGMLTITDFINILHRYYKSPMVQIYELEEHKIETWRELYLQETFKPLVNISPDASLFDAVYSLIKNKIHRLPVIDPVSGNALYILTHKRILKFLQLFMSEMPKPAFMKKNLDELGIGTYHNIAFIHPDTPIIKALNIFVERRISALPVVDESGKVVDIYSKFDVINLAAEKTYNNLDITVTQALQHRSQYFEGVVKCSMLETLETIVDRIVKAEVHRLVVVNEADSIVGIISLSDILQALVLTPAGAKQKENESE
- the PRKAG2 gene encoding 5'-AMP-activated protein kinase subunit gamma-2 isoform X7, whose protein sequence is MLEKLELEDEALEESESDIYVRFMRSHKCYDIVPTSSKLVVFDTTLQVKKAFFALVANGVRAAPLWESKKQSFVGMLTITDFINILHRYYKSPMVQIYELEEHKIETWRELYLQETFKPLVNISPDASLFDAVYSLIKNKIHRLPVIDPVSGNALYILTHKRILKFLQLFMSEMPKPAFMKKNLDELGIGTYHNIAFIHPDTPIIKALNIFVERRISALPVVDESGKVVDIYSKFDVINLAAEKTYNNLDITVTQALQHRSQYFEGVVKCSMLETLETIVDRIVKAEVHRLVVVNEADSIVGIISLSDILQALVLTPAGAKQKENESE